A region of the Candidatus Hydrogenedentota bacterium genome:
AGTGCCCTCCCCCGGCATGTGTACCAACGGATAATGGAGGTGCGAGTGTAGCGCATCACCTGGCCGGTGACAAGGAGCAGGGAGGGCTGCGGCTCCGTTATTCTGAGGCATGACGGAAGAGTGGGGGGGGGGACGTCTCATGGGACCGATCCGGCGAATCCGACCGATCCGTCCTATAATCTTGTTGCGGTGCAGATCGCACAGGGATGCGTGTCAGAATGAGCGCATATTCCTCTACGTGCCATAGCTCTCATAGAATCTCCGCGAAGGATTTTCGGGGGTTTGGGCAAAGATATAGACAGATCATGATCGGAGGCCGGGGCGCCGGCCACAGAGATACCGCGTGGAAGTAACCATCGAGTCCTTACAACGCCGCGATCGGCGCGCTTGGCGGGCCGTGTACGACGACAACGTGGACGCCGTCTACGGCTATGCGTTCTATCGTACGCGGGGCAACCGCTCTGTCGCCGAGGAAGTGACTCAGGAGACGTTCACGCGGGCAATTGAATCGATCGGCTCCTTTCGCGGAGATCCGGCGAATCTTGCGCCGTGGCTGCGCGGAATCGAGCGGCGGGTGTTGGCGCGGCGCGTGCGGAGTTTGGCGCCGGTCGCGGCAAGACCATTGCCGCTCGACACGTTGGAGGGCGGCAATGGTTGGGTGCTTGTGTGTCCGGACGACCGGCCCGATGCCGTACTCCAGCGTGAGGAGGAGCGAAACTTGACTGGCGCGGCGCTATCGGCGTTGCCAACCCGCTGGGAAGGCGTGCTTCGCCTGAAGTACTGCGAAGAACTGCGCGTGGCGGAAATTGCCGAACAGTTCACGAC
Encoded here:
- a CDS encoding RNA polymerase sigma factor, whose amino-acid sequence is MEVTIESLQRRDRRAWRAVYDDNVDAVYGYAFYRTRGNRSVAEEVTQETFTRAIESIGSFRGDPANLAPWLRGIERRVLARRVRSLAPVAARPLPLDTLEGGNGWVLVCPDDRPDAVLQREEERNLTGAALSALPTRWEGVLRLKYCEELRVAEIAEQFTTTVKAVESLLSRARAAFRETYSRMAKLDGRLYEAQDWSDE